From Ptychodera flava strain L36383 chromosome 2, AS_Pfla_20210202, whole genome shotgun sequence, the proteins below share one genomic window:
- the LOC139121753 gene encoding anti-apoptotic protein NR13-like: protein MSAESAEAQETQRLIEDYCVFRLRLSQRELPSYQHISREAFSAVAAKIRRIGQEIENNNPQFFARCCEQLDVRPTTAYAKFRDLADELFRSEGGGDGGISWGRIAALIAFSGRLSLYCATNGMEDFVPSVIGWTSRYMNHRLKDWMIQHRGWEGFMEFFDEERASQRARETMNDIVETVCKYAWFGAGLAMFLFIASRALSGVLNTSTS, encoded by the exons aTGTCTGCAGAGTCTGCAGAGGCTCAGGAAACTCAGCGTTTAATAGAGGATTACTGTGTGTTCAGACTGAGACTTAGTCAAAGGGAGCTGCCCTCGTATCAACACATCAGCAGAGAAGCGTTCAGTGCAGTGGCAGCCAAAATCAGAAGAATAG GTCAAGAAATAGAAAACAATAATCCGCAGTTTTTTGCCCGCTGTTGTGAACAACTTGATGTAAGACCAACGACGGCGTATGCAAAATTCAGAGACCTAGCAGACGAATTGTTCAGAAGTGAAGGAGGTGGCGACGGAG GTATATCATGGGGACGAATAGCGGCTCTTATAGCATTCAGCGGAAGACTGTCATTGTACTGTGCAACGAATGGTATGGAAGATTTTGTTCCAAGTGTGATTGGCTGGACGTCAAGATACATGAACCACAGGTTGAAGGACTGGATGATCCAGCACAGGGGATGG GAAGGGTTTATGGAATTTTTTGATGAAGAGAGAGCATCACAGAGAGCGCGTGAGACAATGAATGATATCGTTGAAACCGTATGCAAATATGCCTGGTTTGGAGCAGGGTTGGCCATGTTTCTATTTATAGCTTCAAGAG CATTAAGTGGAGTTTTAAACACCTCAACCTCGTAG